Proteins from a genomic interval of uncultured Methanocorpusculum sp.:
- a CDS encoding diphthine--ammonia ligase: MKFVISYSCGKDSTLSLHKMIATGHTPVGLLVMVNKDEKLSWFHGVDLGLLEQISESLEIPLIKCVSGGEEYHLELEEGLRRAKELGAELCVFGDIDIEEHMEWGMARCNAVGLIPYYPLWHRNREENTNELIDLGYQCVIKCIRNADIPQDLLGKVLDHEMVAYMKELGIDVCGENGEYHTVTVGGPIFHAPVPYKCGEIMNLGNTSVISVTPLE; the protein is encoded by the coding sequence ATGAAATTCGTTATATCATACAGTTGCGGGAAAGACAGCACGCTTTCTCTCCACAAGATGATCGCCACCGGCCATACGCCTGTCGGCCTGCTCGTCATGGTAAACAAGGATGAAAAACTCTCCTGGTTCCACGGGGTTGATCTTGGTCTGCTTGAACAGATATCAGAATCGCTGGAAATCCCTCTGATCAAATGCGTGTCGGGCGGGGAAGAATATCATCTCGAACTCGAAGAGGGACTTCGCCGTGCAAAGGAGCTTGGTGCCGAACTCTGCGTTTTTGGAGACATCGACATCGAAGAGCACATGGAATGGGGCATGGCAAGATGCAACGCTGTCGGGTTGATTCCCTATTATCCGCTCTGGCATAGAAACCGTGAGGAAAATACCAACGAATTGATCGATCTTGGATATCAGTGCGTGATAAAATGTATCAGAAACGCGGATATCCCTCAGGATCTGCTCGGGAAAGTTCTGGACCATGAGATGGTCGCGTACATGAAGGAACTGGGAATCGACGTATGCGGCGAAAACGGTGAGTATCATACGGTTACCGTCGGCGGGCCGATTTTTCACGCTCCGGTCCCATACAAATGCGGCGAGATCATGAATCTCGGTAATACCTCTGTTATCAGCGTCACGCCTCTGGAATAA
- a CDS encoding iron ABC transporter substrate-binding protein, giving the protein MRKFFTVLLLLALTLVCVSAGCVSTAEETGDGTITITDSGGRVVVVPDNPERIAESGSGSTRYFAYLNVTDRLVAIDFQDSNLLNFDKDVRPYMLAHPEIKELPALGTAKGVVDAEKLLSINPDVLFMAGYSDTAIQSANEIQEKTGIPVVLFYSGDYVTNGDKVASSLRMIGNILHVDKRAEDVIQYFADVRTDLETRTAGISDADKPSVYVGGISYSGAHGLDGTDPTYYPFTVLHAMNVASVINATTSTGYAAISKEQILGWDPDIIFVDLVTMSAAGGGAIYELQTDPSYRELTAVKTGEVYAVNPHTSMGTNHETSMANAYYIGTILYPEQFADIDPAAKANEIYTFIDGAPVYEQLKANLDGLSYTKLVL; this is encoded by the coding sequence ATGAGGAAATTTTTTACTGTACTTTTACTGCTTGCTCTGACTCTCGTCTGCGTGTCTGCAGGCTGCGTAAGCACCGCTGAAGAAACCGGTGATGGTACCATCACCATAACCGACTCGGGCGGCAGAGTGGTCGTTGTTCCAGACAATCCTGAAAGAATTGCTGAAAGCGGCTCGGGCTCGACACGTTATTTTGCCTATCTCAATGTGACCGACAGGCTCGTTGCTATCGATTTTCAGGACAGCAATCTCCTTAATTTTGACAAGGATGTCCGGCCCTATATGCTTGCCCATCCTGAAATCAAAGAACTCCCGGCTCTTGGTACCGCAAAAGGAGTTGTTGATGCTGAGAAACTTCTTTCGATCAATCCGGATGTTTTGTTCATGGCAGGATACAGCGACACTGCAATCCAGTCAGCTAACGAGATTCAGGAAAAAACCGGGATCCCTGTGGTTCTTTTCTACTCGGGAGATTATGTTACAAATGGAGACAAAGTAGCCTCATCTCTGAGAATGATTGGTAATATTCTCCATGTGGATAAACGTGCGGAGGATGTCATCCAATACTTTGCTGATGTTCGTACCGATCTGGAAACCAGAACTGCTGGTATTTCCGATGCAGATAAACCATCCGTGTATGTTGGTGGTATCTCCTACAGCGGGGCACACGGTCTCGATGGAACTGATCCGACATATTATCCATTCACTGTTCTTCATGCAATGAATGTTGCCTCGGTAATAAATGCGACAACGAGCACCGGATATGCGGCAATCTCAAAGGAACAGATTCTTGGATGGGATCCTGATATCATCTTTGTTGACCTCGTTACTATGAGTGCAGCAGGAGGAGGGGCAATTTACGAATTGCAGACCGATCCATCTTATCGGGAACTGACAGCGGTAAAGACCGGTGAAGTGTATGCCGTCAATCCTCACACGTCAATGGGAACGAACCATGAAACGAGTATGGCAAATGCCTACTACATTGGTACGATCCTCTATCCGGAGCAGTTTGCAGACATCGACCCTGCAGCAAAAGCAAATGAGATTTACACGTTCATTGACGGTGCGCCGGTCTACGAACAGCTGAAAGCAAATCTGGACGGACTCTCCTATACAAAACTCGTGTTGTAA
- a CDS encoding FmdE family protein: MKDYCEAVAFHGHTCGGLAMGYKACELAIEKLGLSFSEDEEVVCITETDSCTVDAIQVVLGCTAGKGNLFVNNWGKNAFSFYRRDNDTSIRLVANPECMNVNPEMAELRPKVFSGAATQEEIDRFHTLSHMWIDEILNMPAEKMYIIKETTELLPGHARIYNNVVCSVCGEQVAEGLAPVIDGKHVCIPCLRK, translated from the coding sequence ATGAAAGATTATTGCGAGGCGGTTGCCTTTCACGGTCACACCTGCGGCGGACTTGCCATGGGGTACAAAGCATGCGAACTTGCCATCGAAAAGCTTGGACTTTCTTTTTCAGAAGATGAAGAAGTGGTATGCATCACAGAAACTGACTCCTGTACGGTTGATGCGATTCAGGTTGTTCTCGGATGTACGGCCGGAAAAGGAAATCTGTTCGTCAACAACTGGGGAAAAAATGCCTTTTCGTTTTACCGTCGTGACAATGACACATCAATCCGTCTGGTTGCCAATCCTGAATGCATGAATGTAAATCCCGAGATGGCAGAACTCCGTCCGAAGGTATTCTCCGGAGCGGCAACGCAGGAAGAAATAGACCGGTTCCATACCCTTTCCCATATGTGGATAGATGAGATCCTCAACATGCCGGCAGAGAAGATGTACATTATTAAAGAGACAACCGAACTTCTTCCAGGTCATGCACGGATCTATAATAATGTGGTCTGTTCCGTCTGCGGTGAGCAGGTTGCCGAGGGTCTGGCTCCGGTGATCGACGGCAAACATGTCTGTATCCCCTGCTTGCGAAAATAA
- a CDS encoding Coenzyme F420 hydrogenase/dehydrogenase, beta subunit C-terminal domain, which translates to MSAKGDMCYAWTKDAGIKGECGGAVTSLLKYALQNHIVDAVLTVKKGVDIYDPQPAFVTDAKELDACAGSLHCGTLLLPKLIMKYLDGAKDMKVAVTVKGCDAKAMYELAKRGKINMDNIFMIGLNCGGSVTPYTARTMILEKYGINPDDVVKEEIDKGQFIVMLKDGTHKGISIDELEEEGVGRHLNCQRCETKIPRQADIACGNWGVFGEKAGKATFVEICSEKGAKLFDGAVKSGIIETCAPEAKGLEIRGKIENVMVKMGKKNQKKQFDALGYGAKRLEFMQKESSRCIKCYSCIEACPICSCKDCMTKDPNFVIPGRIPPNFMFHMIRYAHISPSCINCGQCQELCPMDIPNALFMHAIQTEIQELIGAQKPGYDMTPSPLAYSEDKKDSGFVFIKMP; encoded by the coding sequence ATGTCAGCAAAAGGCGATATGTGCTATGCATGGACCAAAGATGCAGGCATCAAAGGAGAATGCGGAGGAGCAGTGACGTCACTGCTGAAATATGCACTCCAAAATCACATCGTTGACGCCGTCCTTACGGTAAAGAAAGGCGTGGATATCTACGACCCGCAACCGGCGTTCGTCACTGATGCAAAAGAGCTCGACGCATGTGCCGGTTCACTTCACTGCGGTACACTGCTTCTGCCAAAGCTCATTATGAAGTATCTTGACGGCGCAAAAGACATGAAAGTCGCCGTTACCGTCAAGGGATGCGATGCAAAAGCAATGTACGAACTTGCCAAACGCGGCAAGATCAACATGGACAATATCTTCATGATCGGCCTGAACTGTGGTGGCTCGGTCACTCCGTATACCGCACGCACGATGATCCTTGAAAAATACGGCATCAACCCTGATGACGTTGTCAAGGAAGAGATCGACAAAGGTCAGTTCATTGTCATGCTCAAAGACGGAACACACAAAGGTATTTCGATCGACGAGCTGGAAGAGGAAGGTGTCGGCCGCCACCTGAACTGTCAGCGCTGCGAAACCAAGATCCCCCGTCAGGCAGACATCGCCTGTGGAAACTGGGGTGTCTTCGGCGAGAAAGCCGGCAAGGCAACCTTTGTTGAGATCTGCTCGGAGAAAGGTGCAAAACTCTTCGATGGCGCCGTAAAATCCGGCATCATCGAAACCTGCGCACCCGAGGCAAAAGGTCTCGAGATCCGTGGAAAGATCGAAAACGTCATGGTCAAGATGGGTAAGAAGAACCAGAAGAAACAGTTCGATGCTCTTGGCTACGGTGCAAAACGTCTGGAATTCATGCAGAAGGAATCATCACGCTGCATCAAATGTTATTCCTGTATCGAAGCCTGCCCAATCTGCTCCTGTAAAGACTGCATGACGAAAGATCCAAACTTCGTCATACCAGGCCGCATCCCGCCGAACTTCATGTTCCACATGATCCGCTATGCACACATTTCCCCATCCTGTATCAACTGTGGTCAGTGTCAGGAACTCTGTCCGATGGATATTCCAAATGCGCTCTTCATGCACGCGATACAGACCGAGATTCAGGAACTCATCGGCGCTCAGAAACCAGGTTACGACATGACGCCATCGCCTCTTGCCTACTCTGAAGACAAGAAAGACAGCGGTTTTGTCTTTATCAAGATGCCGTAA
- a CDS encoding molybdopterin dinucleotide binding domain-containing protein, whose product MDLRLLIFPLLVFLGGCCYGPSSPTIKLAYAAGYSWTDVVMSQYFYGWLILFVIVAGLFILRFIRKQPTVPGKNPRPLLRSIPGLALAGTCIALVTVTYCLSLQTVPAYISVILLFQFTWMGVLIQAIIEQRLPEPKMILAVVILVIGTFLALGFAGLDGPLDPVGVIFGLLSALLYAMYMFILGRFEIGMHPLNRSFLILSYALLLLTFLFTPAYFMQGTFVTGIWQYGIILGSIGCILPMCLFAIAAPRISTGATIWHWPSGSMTRRCTQLDRDCPTAWLEMNKKDAAKLGIADGEKVLLSSRRGEVAVAARVMEDIKEGVFFMPFHFIEARANLVTNTAYDPVSRTPEYKVCAVKVTKQEA is encoded by the coding sequence ATGGACCTTCGTCTGCTCATATTCCCTCTCCTCGTCTTCCTTGGCGGTTGTTGTTACGGACCTTCATCACCCACAATAAAACTAGCGTATGCTGCCGGCTATTCTTGGACGGATGTGGTTATGAGTCAGTACTTTTACGGATGGCTGATCCTTTTCGTTATCGTTGCTGGTCTTTTCATTCTTCGCTTTATTCGAAAACAACCGACCGTTCCTGGAAAAAATCCCCGTCCCCTCCTGCGCAGCATCCCGGGTCTTGCACTTGCCGGAACCTGCATCGCTCTTGTCACCGTGACGTATTGTCTTTCTCTGCAGACCGTGCCTGCATACATCTCGGTGATTCTTCTCTTCCAGTTCACCTGGATGGGAGTTCTGATCCAGGCAATCATCGAACAGCGGCTTCCGGAACCAAAGATGATTCTCGCGGTTGTTATTCTCGTGATAGGCACCTTCCTTGCATTGGGTTTTGCCGGACTGGATGGACCGCTCGACCCAGTGGGTGTGATCTTTGGACTTCTTTCCGCCCTTTTGTATGCAATGTATATGTTCATACTCGGCCGGTTCGAGATCGGCATGCACCCGCTGAACAGAAGTTTTCTGATTCTCAGCTATGCTCTCCTGCTCCTGACATTCCTCTTCACCCCTGCCTACTTCATGCAGGGCACTTTTGTTACCGGCATTTGGCAGTATGGGATCATCCTGGGATCTATAGGATGTATTCTCCCGATGTGTCTCTTCGCGATAGCCGCACCGAGGATCTCGACCGGAGCAACCATCTGGCACTGGCCGTCAGGATCGATGACCCGCAGATGCACCCAGCTCGACCGTGACTGCCCGACAGCATGGCTCGAGATGAACAAGAAGGATGCAGCAAAACTCGGCATCGCAGACGGCGAGAAAGTCCTGCTTTCTTCACGCCGCGGAGAAGTCGCAGTCGCAGCACGCGTGATGGAAGATATCAAAGAAGGCGTGTTCTTCATGCCGTTCCACTTCATCGAGGCACGTGCAAACTTAGTCACGAACACCGCATACGACCCCGTATCCAGAACACCGGAATACAAAGTCTGTGCTGTGAAAGTTACCAAACAGGAGGCCTAA
- a CDS encoding formylmethanofuran dehydrogenase subunit E family protein, producing MKWHENCRYMELPREYSSEELAKFHGHLGPFIVLGYRMGKFALQYFDNDPFSLFATVYCSGKTPESCLMDGIQIGSGCTLGKRNIELVTSQSAEVMFRHADGRAILIKPGDYMKYKSDYDSLDPELALEHFAEAMYSMQDTDLFVVTELR from the coding sequence ATGAAGTGGCATGAAAACTGCAGATATATGGAACTCCCGCGGGAATACTCAAGCGAGGAACTTGCAAAATTTCACGGACATCTTGGTCCCTTTATCGTTCTTGGATATAGGATGGGTAAATTCGCACTGCAATACTTCGACAATGACCCCTTCTCCCTTTTTGCGACAGTCTACTGTTCCGGGAAAACACCTGAATCCTGTTTGATGGACGGTATCCAGATAGGCAGCGGGTGCACGCTTGGAAAAAGAAACATCGAACTCGTTACCTCTCAATCAGCAGAGGTCATGTTCCGGCATGCGGACGGCCGTGCTATTCTGATAAAACCAGGAGACTACATGAAATACAAATCAGACTATGACTCTCTTGATCCGGAACTTGCCCTTGAACATTTTGCCGAGGCCATGTATTCGATGCAGGATACAGATCTGTTTGTCGTGACGGAATTACGATGA
- a CDS encoding ABC transporter substrate-binding protein has protein sequence MNKKILISFFACFCVLAICMCAGCISTPNSGDGTINITDSFGRVVSIPDNPDKIAVSGSGSMRYFVYLDVDLDRVVAVDYSDSALNIYPEDPRPYMLANPEILNISEIGASRSVVDGEKLLTSGADVLFIAASSEASIESANEIQEKTGIPVVLFYTGDFVTQKEKVCDSLEMLAMILHKQDRYQELISYFTSVENDLTSRVANVSASDARAYVGGISYRGEHGLDGTNPNYLPFKLLNVNNVASEMLDVAQSEYAQVAKEQILAWDPDTIFVGLGTINAAGGGAIYELQTDPSYKTLAAAKTGEVYTVNPDISAGANYETQLVNAYYIGKILYPEQFADIDLAIIADEIYNNVVGGDVYQKLNEHMNGLSYQKVDLSTI, from the coding sequence ATGAACAAAAAAATACTCATTTCATTTTTTGCATGTTTCTGCGTACTCGCAATATGCATGTGTGCTGGATGCATCAGCACGCCTAACTCGGGAGATGGAACGATTAATATCACCGACTCCTTTGGTCGAGTGGTATCCATACCCGATAATCCCGACAAAATTGCTGTCAGCGGTTCTGGTTCCATGAGATATTTCGTCTATCTTGATGTCGATTTAGACCGTGTGGTTGCCGTTGATTATTCTGACAGTGCTTTGAACATTTATCCTGAAGATCCACGTCCGTATATGCTTGCAAATCCTGAAATTCTCAACATTTCAGAGATTGGTGCTTCACGCAGCGTTGTTGACGGAGAAAAACTTCTGACATCAGGTGCAGATGTACTCTTTATCGCCGCATCCAGTGAGGCAAGTATCGAATCTGCTAACGAAATCCAGGAAAAAACAGGTATTCCTGTTGTTCTCTTCTATACGGGAGACTTTGTAACCCAGAAAGAAAAAGTCTGTGATTCTCTTGAAATGCTTGCAATGATTCTGCATAAACAGGACAGATATCAGGAACTTATTTCCTACTTTACTTCGGTAGAAAATGATTTGACATCCCGTGTTGCAAACGTATCAGCATCAGATGCCCGTGCATATGTTGGTGGTATATCTTATCGCGGTGAACACGGACTTGACGGCACTAACCCGAACTACCTGCCGTTCAAACTCCTGAACGTCAACAATGTTGCATCAGAAATGCTGGACGTTGCCCAAAGCGAGTATGCTCAGGTAGCAAAAGAACAGATTCTCGCATGGGATCCCGACACTATATTTGTCGGGCTTGGAACCATAAACGCTGCAGGAGGCGGAGCAATATATGAACTTCAAACTGATCCATCTTACAAAACTTTAGCGGCAGCAAAGACCGGTGAGGTCTATACTGTTAACCCAGACATTTCAGCCGGTGCAAACTATGAGACACAGCTGGTCAATGCCTACTACATCGGTAAAATTCTGTATCCAGAACAATTTGCAGATATTGATCTTGCTATTATAGCTGATGAAATCTACAATAATGTTGTCGGTGGAGATGTGTATCAAAAATTGAATGAGCACATGAACGGGCTCTCTTATCAGAAAGTGGATCTTTCCACTATTTGA
- the tsaA gene encoding tRNA (N6-threonylcarbamoyladenosine(37)-N6)-methyltransferase TrmO encodes MNCVPIGFVSSPFKTREDAPKQGRHTDKLSIITLEPAYQEAAEGLFIGDDLFIFCWFDRSDRTVLKSRRPGEEQNPPRGIFSNRSPNRPNPIALTLVKLVDIEGRILTVKGLEALDQTPVVDIKPYSEGIDTPRNG; translated from the coding sequence ATGAATTGCGTTCCTATCGGTTTTGTTTCATCTCCGTTTAAAACACGCGAAGACGCTCCCAAACAGGGAAGACACACCGACAAACTGAGTATCATCACACTTGAACCTGCATATCAGGAGGCAGCAGAAGGACTTTTCATTGGCGATGATCTGTTTATCTTTTGCTGGTTCGACCGGTCCGACCGGACGGTTTTGAAGTCGCGAAGACCTGGGGAGGAACAGAACCCTCCCCGCGGCATATTCTCAAATCGTTCACCGAATCGCCCTAATCCTATCGCATTAACGTTGGTAAAACTTGTGGATATCGAAGGAAGAATTTTGACAGTCAAAGGACTGGAAGCATTGGATCAGACGCCCGTTGTTGACATCAAACCTTATTCAGAAGGGATTGATACGCCGCGAAATGGATAA
- a CDS encoding cobyric acid synthase, with protein sequence MAKTLMIQGTTSNVGKTTLTAGLCRILAQDGHRVTPFKPQNLASAAYVTKSGDRIGIGQAVQAEAAGIKPDGRMNPVLVKPCGVGTEVCIRGKPVPGIKKYGEMVQLMPEVLSAFRSLEEEYDIIIIEGAGAAAELNLMDRDISNMGFAKEIQTPVVIVGDIECGGVFASLYGTFGLFDDAAKKLVRGFVINRLCGDPKHLGAGPERLTGLTGIPVLGVVPKLDVHLQEEDIPGPIPRDNSLFEDKAYREHQLDLLADALHESLDMDAVYRILEEQS encoded by the coding sequence ATGGCAAAAACACTCATGATACAGGGGACAACGTCCAATGTCGGAAAAACCACCCTGACCGCCGGTCTTTGCCGGATCCTGGCTCAGGACGGGCACCGTGTCACTCCGTTCAAACCGCAGAACCTCGCTTCAGCGGCCTATGTCACCAAATCCGGCGATCGGATCGGGATCGGACAGGCTGTCCAGGCTGAAGCGGCAGGGATCAAGCCTGACGGGCGAATGAACCCCGTGCTCGTTAAACCGTGCGGTGTGGGAACTGAAGTATGCATCAGAGGAAAACCGGTTCCGGGAATCAAAAAGTATGGCGAGATGGTCCAGTTGATGCCCGAAGTCCTTTCAGCCTTCCGTAGTCTCGAAGAAGAGTATGATATTATCATCATCGAGGGAGCGGGAGCGGCGGCAGAACTCAACCTCATGGATCGTGACATCTCCAACATGGGTTTTGCAAAAGAGATCCAGACCCCTGTCGTCATCGTCGGCGATATCGAATGTGGCGGAGTATTTGCTTCACTGTACGGGACCTTCGGGCTCTTCGACGATGCAGCCAAAAAGCTGGTTCGTGGTTTTGTCATAAACCGACTCTGTGGTGATCCGAAACATCTTGGAGCCGGACCCGAACGCCTTACCGGTCTGACCGGGATACCGGTTCTCGGCGTCGTTCCAAAACTTGACGTCCATCTTCAGGAGGAAGATATCCCGGGACCGATTCCCCGCGACAACAGCCTGTTTGAAGATAAAGCCTACCGTGAACATCAGCTCGATCTGCTTGCCGACGCTCTGCATGAATCACTCGACATGGATGCGGTGTACCGGATCCTGGAGGAACAATCATGA
- a CDS encoding zinc ABC transporter substrate-binding protein, translating into MYEKKTIGIILTLFLICSMLISGASALNVVTTMPNIWDVAQEIGGDKVTVIYVAPPTAVHISSDTIDAILQKNSDFINTADLFIGQGGGMDGTPITKVTEFRKNNFGKDTDWKLMNEVPTSAVPNATNVYDNPTSLIGYAQTIAYILETADPANADTYAANLETYLKKISTVTTLTAAEKEALSDVPIICQFRIKNQAETWLGMNIITSYPSPETVQAIVDDIHADPEKYLKIAEDAKCGKIFVVENIVAGQDIGKSIHEALTDENIPCERVVFLNLPKSADGIDSILDYYTYNKDLILDSINDDTQTQSPLAAEPIMGALACAVLFLTRRK; encoded by the coding sequence ATGTATGAAAAAAAAACGATTGGAATTATTCTTACCCTGTTTTTGATCTGCAGCATGCTGATTTCAGGGGCATCTGCGCTGAATGTTGTGACAACTATGCCGAATATCTGGGATGTTGCTCAGGAAATCGGCGGTGACAAAGTCACCGTGATTTACGTCGCTCCCCCAACCGCGGTACATATCTCGAGTGACACCATCGATGCAATTCTGCAGAAGAACAGTGATTTCATTAATACTGCCGATCTTTTTATCGGGCAGGGCGGCGGGATGGATGGAACGCCGATCACAAAAGTCACGGAATTTCGAAAAAACAACTTTGGAAAAGATACAGACTGGAAACTGATGAACGAAGTTCCAACTTCAGCAGTACCCAACGCGACAAACGTCTATGATAACCCGACAAGTCTTATCGGCTATGCACAGACGATAGCCTACATTCTGGAAACCGCGGATCCGGCAAATGCCGACACGTATGCTGCAAATCTCGAAACATATCTGAAAAAAATCTCGACGGTAACTACCCTTACGGCTGCTGAAAAGGAAGCCCTTTCGGATGTGCCGATCATCTGTCAGTTCCGTATCAAAAATCAGGCTGAAACCTGGCTTGGTATGAATATTATTACCTCATACCCCAGCCCGGAGACTGTCCAGGCCATCGTTGACGATATCCACGCAGATCCGGAAAAGTATCTGAAGATTGCTGAAGACGCAAAATGCGGAAAAATATTCGTGGTCGAAAATATTGTTGCAGGTCAGGATATTGGAAAATCAATCCATGAGGCATTGACTGACGAAAATATTCCCTGCGAACGCGTTGTATTTCTGAACCTTCCCAAATCGGCTGACGGCATCGACTCGATTCTCGACTACTACACCTACAACAAAGACCTCATTTTAGACAGCATAAACGATGACACGCAAACCCAGTCACCGCTGGCTGCCGAGCCGATCATGGGTGCTCTTGCCTGTGCAGTACTTTTCCTTACCAGAAGGAAATAA
- a CDS encoding iron chelate uptake ABC transporter family permease subunit, whose amino-acid sequence MGYDASALMFGSVLSLYREEIYGLALIMLLVIGFVIVFYKEISSMIFHMKIAEISGIKTRPMMYVLLFMIALMVALTMPIVGGLLLYVWLVTPATIAYQFFGTLKQMMIASPIIAGNISLFGTWLAFTFNLPIAPLSAVLFAFGFLVAVIISPKRKISREKYGAVQKE is encoded by the coding sequence ATGGGATACGACGCCTCGGCACTTATGTTCGGCAGTGTCCTCTCTCTTTACAGGGAAGAGATCTACGGACTTGCCCTGATCATGCTCCTTGTGATCGGCTTTGTAATAGTATTCTACAAGGAGATCTCATCCATGATTTTCCATATGAAAATCGCCGAGATCTCCGGAATAAAAACACGTCCGATGATGTATGTCCTGCTTTTTATGATCGCACTGATGGTGGCGCTGACCATGCCCATAGTTGGGGGACTGTTATTATATGTCTGGCTCGTGACGCCTGCTACTATAGCATATCAGTTCTTCGGGACACTCAAACAGATGATGATCGCATCGCCGATTATTGCAGGCAACATAAGTCTATTTGGGACATGGCTCGCCTTTACATTTAATCTGCCCATAGCACCGCTCTCTGCAGTACTGTTCGCATTTGGCTTTTTAGTTGCAGTCATCATCTCGCCGAAACGAAAAATATCACGCGAAAAATACGGTGCGGTACAAAAAGAATAA
- a CDS encoding metal ABC transporter ATP-binding protein, translating to MSDAIVRLTDVTTTYEGAAHPVIHDINLAVNPGEFVIVGGPNGAGKTTLLETIAGLLPVVNGSVEICGEDILKKKNKLRKKLGYVIQNFAFDAYTPFTVEEVLIMARFGLLGLFKRPGEEDYAAVDTALSTLGIEDLRKSHIGKLSGGQQQKVLIAHNLAKKPEVLLLDEPFSNLDLATREHVCEVLCRIADIGVTIIIVSHAFDALPKRDVRVVVMKSGKIVLNKITAPECVQQTVRLTSEY from the coding sequence ATGAGTGACGCAATCGTCAGACTGACGGATGTAACCACTACGTACGAGGGAGCGGCCCATCCGGTGATTCACGACATCAATCTCGCTGTAAACCCGGGAGAGTTCGTTATCGTCGGCGGTCCAAACGGCGCAGGAAAAACCACGCTTCTTGAAACGATTGCCGGGCTCTTGCCGGTGGTGAACGGCTCCGTCGAGATCTGCGGCGAAGATATTCTGAAGAAAAAGAACAAACTCCGGAAAAAACTCGGATATGTCATTCAGAACTTCGCCTTCGATGCCTACACACCGTTTACCGTTGAAGAGGTCCTGATTATGGCAAGGTTCGGTCTGCTTGGTCTTTTTAAACGTCCGGGCGAAGAGGATTATGCCGCGGTGGATACCGCTCTTTCAACACTCGGTATCGAGGATCTCAGAAAAAGCCATATAGGAAAACTTTCCGGAGGGCAGCAGCAGAAAGTTCTCATTGCCCATAATCTCGCAAAGAAACCGGAAGTACTTCTTCTGGACGAACCGTTCAGTAATCTGGATCTTGCGACCCGTGAACATGTCTGCGAGGTTCTCTGCAGGATCGCAGATATCGGGGTCACAATTATCATTGTATCCCACGCATTCGATGCACTGCCGAAAAGAGATGTCCGGGTTGTTGTGATGAAGTCCGGAAAAATCGTCCTGAATAAAATCACTGCACCGGAATGCGTTCAGCAGACCGTCAGACTTACCTCCGAATACTAG
- a CDS encoding methylated-DNA--[protein]-cysteine S-methyltransferase, producing the protein MRQGGCSFGLWKVAVDYDGTVIHRVRFMRTAPEGPVPPEFTRFLAGKGTGFAPLTSAALVGDGTYAEIYRAVSKIPYGETRSYSEIAEEAKTHPRVVGNAMARNPTPLIIPCHRVIATDGSLGGFSPDPEIKKSLLQLEKSTLRRHIS; encoded by the coding sequence ATGCGTCAGGGCGGCTGTAGTTTTGGACTCTGGAAGGTCGCAGTTGATTACGACGGGACGGTAATTCACCGGGTCAGGTTCATGCGAACGGCCCCGGAGGGCCCGGTCCCGCCAGAGTTCACTAGGTTTCTCGCGGGAAAAGGAACTGGCTTTGCACCGCTGACCTCTGCGGCTCTGGTCGGTGATGGAACATATGCAGAAATCTACCGTGCCGTATCAAAGATTCCATATGGAGAAACGCGAAGTTACAGCGAGATTGCCGAGGAAGCAAAAACCCACCCGCGTGTGGTAGGAAACGCTATGGCGCGAAATCCCACTCCATTAATCATACCGTGTCACCGGGTCATCGCCACTGACGGCAGTCTCGGTGGTTTCTCGCCGGATCCGGAAATCAAAAAATCTCTTTTACAGCTCGAAAAAAGCACGTTACGGCGGCATATTTCGTAA